The nucleotide sequence CAGTGAGCTGCGCTCAGCTGTGATGCACGATTGTATCGTGGGCTCGGATGCTTCGTTCCGGGGTATGCGCCACAGCCTGAACATCGGCGACAACACCGAGATTGACTACAGCTAGGGTTGGGGCGTAGTGCGATGTGGCCAACGAAAAAGCTGCCGTTTCGCACCGCTGGCCCGGCTTTCGCGTATCAACTTCAACTTCTGAAAACTACTCGCTTGTATATGATAGGTACTTTCCGCCGCGCCCTTGCTGTTTTGGGGGGGCTACTTGCTGTGTTGAACGCCGCTTTTGCCCAGACGCCGCTCGGGCAGCCCTCGTTCGATGAGCAGAAGGTGCAGGTGTGGTGTGCCACCGCAAAGTTCGTGTACGAAGACAACGGCCGGCCCAACCTCAAGAGTACCTTGCGTTGTGGCGGCACCCTGAAGGAATTCGAGAACAGCATCAAAGCCGACAGCCAACGCGTGTTTAGTGCGCTTTATCAGCCGCTAGAGGGGCGCGGTATCATCTACAAAGGGCTGGGTTCCAATCCGTCGAGGTTGCAGAAGCTGAAAACCGAAATCATCAACCGGTTGAAGTCTTCGCCGGCTCGCCGCGCTAGTCCGGCCCGGATGCAGCGCCTGGCAGCCTTGGAAACGTCCCTGACCAACTATGTGGACAACGGTACGCCCATCGGCGACCAAGCCGAGGAACTGGCCGAAGAAAACCCAGACGAGGAAGCTGCCACCGAGGAAGTACCCGTGCCTGGTGATGCTGGGTTGAGCGAGGCAGGTGTTGCGCAAGCTCAGGACACAGCGCGTGGGTCGGGCGACAGTTTGATGAACCGATTTTTTGCCCCGCTGGCGCTGATAGTAGCCTTGTTGAGTTTGGTGCTCTACATGCTGATGCGCCGCAACTTGGCCGTGTTTCAGAAGGAACTGGTGGCCAGCATGACCCAGCGGCAAGACGAAATAATGGCTGCACGGCCTACACCCACCCCAGCAGCAGCTCCGGCCGCGTCCGCTCAGTCCCTTTCTCCTGAGCTGCACCGCCAGATAGAGCAGCTTGTGCAGCAACGGTTGGAAGCGGAGCTAGCCAAACACGCACCACTGGCCGCTCCGGTGGCGGCAGTAGCTCAGCCGCTAGCTTCAACCGAAGTGCCACCAGCCGCTGCGCCGCCACTAGAGGTGCCTCGGGTGATAGCGCAGCCGGTGGCTGTGGTAGCGCCGGCGCCATCAACCCCGGAATTTACAACGGCTGTACCCGCTACTGCTACCATACAAGACACACCAATACCCATGACGGAAGTGCCTGGTCCGCCAGTGGTTATACCAGCTGGATCGCCCGCTAGTGCTTTGCGCGAAGATTTCGAGAGTGTGGTGCCGGCCGTGCAAGTGCCTGGCCCGGCTGAAGAGCCAGTAGCCGAGAGCTTCGTGCGTTACAGTCCGGCTTTCAGAGCCAATACATTTCAGGCCGAGGAGTTTACGGAAGAGCTGCAACCTGATAGCGTGTATGAAATCTACCTAGACATGCAGTGGCCCGAGTTGGCTACGTTTCAGGTGAGCCCGGCGCCATCTGTGCAGGCATATCTGCTACAGGATGCGCCGCCTGATTTGCTGGCTGCCGCCTGCGAATACGAGCAGCCTGCTGGCCTTGTCACGCAAGTTATAACGGTAGAGGAAGGAATTTTGCGCAAGGTAGAAGGTGTTTGGCAGGTGGAACAAAAGGCGCTGGTACAGTTTGAGGAGTAGTCTGCTGCCCGATAAAACGTGGTGCAGTACGTCAACTGCACAACACACTTCCAACTTCATCAACGATTTGCAGGCGCGAGCTTATCAGCACATCGTGCAACACAATACCTGATTTATCTTCGGGCCTTTCCTTGTCACTTCCTTCATGCAAAAACGATTATTTCCGGCGCTGGCCTTGGTGATGCTCGCGGGCTGCCGCTCGTCGCAAACCTACTCGCCGGTACCCGAGAGTTCTTCTATCTCCGCATCTTTTCGCATACCCGTGCAATATCCCGCAACTCGCAAAGCCGACCAAGTAGACGACTACTTTGGTACTCCCGTGCCGGACCCTTACCGCTGGCTGGAAAACCCCGACTCCCCAGAAACCAAAGCCTGGGTGGAAGCCCAGAACAAAACCTCTTTCGGCTACCTGGAGAAGATTCCGTTTCGCGACAAAATCCGGGAGCGGCTCACGACCATCTGGAACTACGAACGGTTTGGCGTGCCACAAGAGGAAGGCGGACAGTTGTATTTCTCGAAAAATGACGGCCTTCAAAACCAAGCAGTGCTGTACACCCAGCAAGATGGGCAGGAAGGCCAACCCGATGTGCTACTCGACCCTAATAAGCTTTCGGCGGACGGTACCACGGCGCTGGCCGGCACTTTCTTCTCCAACGACCACCAGTACATGGCCTATGCCACCAGCGGCGGCGGTTCCGATTGGCAGAAGTACAAGGTGATGGATTTGAAAACGCGTCAGCCGCTAACCGATGAGCTGAACTGGGTGAAAGTATCAGGAGCAGCGTGGTACAAAGACGGCTTCTTTTATAGCCGCTACGATGCGCCAAAGTCCGGCGAGAACAGCTTGGCCGGAAAAAACGAGTTTCATAAGGTGTACTACCACAAGCTGGGCACCGCCCAGGCGAAAGACCAACTGGTGTACGAGGACCCCAAGATGGCGCTGGGCTTCCGAATGGTGGGCACCACCGAAGACGAACGGTTCCTGGTGCTCTACCTTACCGATGGCAAGGCCGACGGCAACCGCCTCTCCGTTCGGGACCTAACCGACCCTAAGCAGGCCGATACGTTTACGCCGCTCATCAGTAGCTACACGCATAACAACTCGGTGGTCGGCAACATTGGTGGCCAGCTGCTGGTGCTCACCAACTACAAAGCACCGCGCTACCGGGTAGTGCTCATCGACCCCAAAAAGCCGCAGGAGGCGAACTGGAAGGAAGTGCTGCCCCAAACCGAGCAAAAGCTGGAAGGCGTTGATCAGGTAGGAGGCTATTTGGTGGCTTCGTATTTGAAAGATGCCAGCAGCAACATCAAAGTGTACACCGAGAAAGGCGAGTTCAAGCACGATGTAGCCCTGCCCGCCATTGGTACGGCAGCTGGGTTTGGAGGCAAGCGCGATGCCAAAACGGTGTATTACGCCTTCACCTCGTTCACATACCCTACCACCATCTATAAGTACGACCTCGCCAGCAACACCAGCACGGTATTTCGGGCCCCCAAAGTAGATGTGAAGCCCGAAGACTACGTGACCACGCAGGTGTTCTACGCCAGCAAAGACGGCACCAAGATTCCGATGTTCATCACCCATAAGAAGGGGTTGAAGCTGAACGGAAAAAACCCCACGTACCTCTATGCATACGGCGGGTTCAACGTTTCGCTTACGCCTTCCTTCTCGGTGGCGCGCATGCTGTGGCTGGAAAACGGCGGCATCCTAGCCGTGCCGAACCTGCGGGGCGGTGGCGAGTACGGCGAAGCCTGGCACAAAGCCGGCATGACCCCCAACAAGCAAAACGTATTCGACGACTTTATTGCGGCCGCCGACTACCTAAAGGTGCAGGGCTACACCAGCACTGAAAAGCTGGCTATTGCCGGCGGCTCGAACGGTGGCTTGCTGGTGGGCGCCACCATGACCCAGCGCCCCGACCTCTGCGGCGTGGCTTTTCCTGCGGTGGGCGTGATGGATATGCTGCGCTACCAGAAGTTCACCATCGGCTGGAACTGGGCGCCGGAATACGGCACCTCCGATACCTACGGGCAGTTTCAGAACCTTTATAAGTTCTCGCCACTGCATAACCTGAAGCCGGCTGCCTACCCCGCCACCATGATAACCACCGCCGACCACGACGACCGGGTGGTGCCCGCGCACTCCTTTAAGTTTGCGGCTGCGCTGCAAGTTGCCAACACTGGCCCCCGGCCCCAACTGATTCGGGTAGATGTGAATGCCGGCCACGGCGCGGGCAAAAGCACTAAACTCCAGATAGAGGAATGGGCCGATGTGTGGTCGTTTGCATACCAGAACATGGGCATCAACCCGTATAAGAAATAAGGCGCGCCGTAGGGCGCTGACTATTAGGCGAAATAGGACGGAAGCACGACTGCGAAGCTTCCAGCCAGCCGATTGCTCGCCAACAATAGCCTAAACAGTGCAAAAGTCGTAGAAGGCATTCACCACTTGGTTCGTATCTTCGCGGCCACAACGCGCGTCCCTAGCTCTACCTTTAGGTTTTCACATGAAAAAAACGTTTCTGCTCGGTCTGTTGGCCGCTTCGCTGATGCTGTCCGCTACGTCGTGCAGCAACCCCGATTTCACCAAGGACGAGGAAATGGCTACTAAGCCACTGCCTCCCATCCCGGCTGCTCCCGACACCACTGGCGGCAAGGCTGCAACGCCAGCCACCCGCGAAATAACCGCGCCAAACGCCACCGAAGACATTAAAAAGATGCAGCCGGTTATGTAGCCAGCTGCTCGCAAGCAATAGGGAATGAGCAACAGCCAACTACGCGCTGTTGCTCATTCTTTGTTTTCAGCCACTGGCTGGCTGTTTTACTTTTCGCCCTCACATCTTTCCCCACCATGAATATTCGTCGTGGCCGCGAGGCCGATTTGCCCCAGGTGCTGGCGCTCATCCAAGAACTAGCCGTGTATGAGCGCGCCCCGCACGAAGTCACGAACACGCTGGCCGATATGCAGCGCGACGGCTTCGGACCGGATTCTATCTTCAAGTTTTTTGTGGCCGAGCAGCCCGATGCCTCTATTGTGGGTATTGCGCTATACTACACGGCGTATTCCACCTGGAAAGGCCGGATGCTGTTTTTGGAAGACTTGGTGGTGACCGAGCAACTGCGCGGCACTGGCGTTGGCAAGCAGCTGTTTGATGCAGTAGTGGCCGAAGCGCGCCATACCGGCGCCAACCGTATGAAGTGGCAGGTCCTGAACTGGAACGAGCCCGCCATTGGCTTCTACAAGAAAGTAGGAGCCAACCTCGACCCTGAATGGCTGAATGGCAACCTCAACGCCGAACAATTGCAAGCCTACGGCGGGATGGTGGTACCGGCGTAAATAGCAAAGGGGGCGAGTTGCTGCTAACCCCTATGGAGTCAGCAGCAACTCGCCCCCTTCGAGTTATCGGGTTGGCAGTGTGGCCTTTAGCTTACCACTTCCAGCATGGTGCGGAACGAAGCGTATCGGCCACCGAACTGAGCTTCAATGTCTTTGCGGAGGGCTGGAGCCGCTACGGCTTGGTATTCCTCTAGCTGTTCTAGGCTCACGCAATAGTATTGTGCGGCGTAAGTAATGCCGTCGTCTTCTTCATTAAGCAAACGGCACAGCTGGCTGCGTACGAAAAAGCCCGTAGCCATTACCTCTGGCATATGGGTGTCGCGCATGTAGGACACCCACTGCTCGGCAATTTCCGGATCGAGGCTGGTCGTAACGTTGTACAGTATCATAGGAGTAAGGTCTTGGTTGAGGGCTTAGGGCGTATGATGGGCGCCTTGCGTAAGCCTGAAATAGTGCCCTGCGCTTCAAGCGGCAGGGCTGGCTGCATCGAGCCTGAAACGAAGTGCGGTTGGGTAAGCGGGTAAGAGTGTATAACGCAAAAGTCGGCCAAAAAATCCAAGCTTCTGCGCGTAGTGGCTCGCAAGGCCCTACATCAGACGCGCATGTGGTCGAAATGAAACTCCTGGATGCGGGCCTGAATATCTTTCGAGGAAAGGTTTTCGCTGATAGCCGCCTGTACTAAGCCAGGCAGTTCTGCATTGCCCGCGAAGCGCAACGCTAGGATCTGGCTCAGTTTCAACTTGTTTTCCAGTGGTCGTAAGCTTTGGCCAGTGGCTTCAAAGTATTGCTGCCGCACCTCCAGCCGGATGATGCGGTCCTGTAGCGTGAGGGCATAGTGCTGGCGCAGCAGCAACAGCACCCCAAAGCTGACGACGGCCAGGGCCATCAAGGTAAACCAAAGCCGGGAATCCTCGGAGTCGTCGCCAGCTACGGCCACGTACCGGCGGATGGCATAGATAGTAACAACCAGCAGGGCCGGTAGCAGAACGAAATGATGCCATGGATACAGCATGGGCTTATTCTTGGTGGGTTCAGCAGCCATATAGAGAACAAAGGGTAAGCGAAACGGAAAAGGCAGACGCAAAAAACTCCGGCAAGTTGGCCGGAGTTTTCACAAAGCGTACTAGCTTGAATTTCAAGTTTATAGTTACGACTTAAGGGCTTTTGCAGCCTTCTTCGCATCACGGGCCTTGCGCTTTTCGGCGCTGGCGGCGTCTTTAGCGAGCTTCTCTTGGCGCTTGGCCTCTTTGGCGGCGTCTTTCTGGCGGTTCAATTCCAGCTTCTGCTCTTTCATCTGACGCTTTTGCTCCCGCATAGCGTTCTTCTGGTCTTTTATCTGGCTTTCCGTCTGGTCTACGCTGCTGCGCGACGAAGCGGTTTGTTGCTTTTGTGCATCGAGGGCAGCTTTAGCGTCAGCAGCGCGTTGCTGCTGCATCTGCAAACGTACCTGGGCGGAATCTGCTGGGGTGGTCGTCGTTTGAGCCTGGCCAGTATGACTGCTCACGATACCAACTGCAAAGGCGAAAATGGCGAGGATCTTTTTCATGACGGACTTGTAGTGAAGTTCAGGTCTGATACGGCATCCTCGGAGCAAAGTTGAATATCTATAGTTATTCCTCCTTACTCCACATAATCCAATTCTTTGCCATAGCTTTCGGGTAGGGTGCTGGCACTGTAGAAGGCGAGGACCAACGTCACGACGCCGATAACGGTGGCGGCACCCGTGATACCCAACGAAGGCTTGAGCGCCGAAAAAGCTGGGTTGATGAGCACAATAGCGCCGCGGGCAAAGTTGGGCGCCGTAGTAGCCACCGTAGAGCGCAGATTGGTACCAAACTGCTCGGCCGACACCGTCACGAACAGCGCCCAGAAGCCCCCCGTGAAGCCTATCATAAAGCACACAAAGTAAAACAGAGTGGTGCTGGCACCATGCAGCCCATACAAGTAAAAGCCCACCATAGCAGCGCAAGACGCTATAAAGAGCTGCAACGTACGGTTGCGGCTCTTGAAAACCTGGCTAAGAGTGCCGCTGGCGAAGTCGCCGAGGGTTAGCCCGAAATAGGTCCAGAAAATGCTTAGCCCGCCCGTTACGGCGCCTTGCACCCCAAACTCTTGGCCGAACTCAGGCGCCATGGTGATAAGGATGCCCACCAGAAACCAGAATGGCACGCCCAGAAACAGGCAGCGCAAGTACTTGGCCAGCCGGGGGCCGTTTGTGAACAAGCTGGCAAAATTGCCTCGTTCTACGCCTTCGCGCTTCGCCTGCTCGAACATGCCCGACTCGAACACGCCCGCCCGCAAGGCCAACAGCGCCAGCCCCAAGCCGCCCCCAATAAAATAGGCGTTGCGCCAGCCGAAATACTGCCCCACCAAGTACGCCACCATTGCGCCCGACACACCTACCGACGCCACTATCATAGTGCCATAGCCGCGCTTTTCTTTGGGCAAACTCTCGGCTACCAACGTAATGCCCGCGCCAAGCTCACCCGCTAAGCCCACGCCCGCAATCAGGCGCAGCCACGCGTATTGATCGACAGTTTCAACAAAGCCGTTGGCAATATTGGCCAGTGAATACATCAGAATAGAGCCGAACAGCACCGACAGCCGCCCCCGCTTGTCGCCTAGTATGCCCCAGAGGATGCCACCCAGCAGCATACCGCCCATTTGCATGCTAAGCAAGTACTGGCCTTGCTCGGTGATGGCGGCTGGCTCCGTAACTCCCAGGCCCTTCAGGCTCTCCACTCGCACAATACTAAACAGGACCAAGTCGTATATATCAACGAAGTAGCCCAAGGAAGCCACGATGACTACGGCGCTTAGCAGAGCGGCTGTTTTAGGGGCGGGAGAGTGGGGACTGGCAACAGACATGGCAGGCGGGGAAGAGAAGAAAACGACGCTATCAGTGGCACGTTATGCACAATCTGGAAAACCAGCAAATAGCAAGCGCCGCACTACGCCAAAGAAATTCGCCGGCTCAGCACGTTAGAGAATGCCTTGCATATGGAGCTACCTAGTTGATGACGCTACATCTGAAGCGGGTTGCTAGGTAAACAAGAAAAGAATTACACGTAAGATATATACTAATTTACTTGGATAAATTGCCAATGATATTAGTTTTGCACTTCTATTACCGTATCCATCCTTTCCTTCTACTGCTATGAAAAAGGAGCTACAGTACACGGTCTGCTGCCAACTTACCCTAGCTGAATTTGAGTTAGGGCAAATAGTTGAAACCCGACAAATACACCATCAGCTGGCCACCGACAGCACGGAACTCAACGAGGTATTCGCCGACCTCTACGACCAGTTTCGTAGCCCCGACCTGCTTGGACTCCAGATTGTCTCCATCGAGCCTAGCCACCAGCATACCCCGGAGCCGGTCTGGGAGGTAAGAGCGTAGCACATGGGCGTAACATAGCGCACGATACCGCCTAGGTTTGCCCGTTCAGATGAAGATGCGGGTGCCGGAAAAGCTCTGCCGAAACTCCCGTGGCGTGCAGCCTTTCTTCTTTTTGAAGATGCGGTTGAAGTTAGAAATGTTGTTGAAACCGCACTTGTAGGCTACTTCTGCCACATTATGGGTGGTGTCGATCAGCATGCGAGTGGCATGGCCCAGCCGGATTTCGTTGAGGCTATCAATAAAGGTGCTGCCGGTCCGCTTCTTGATGAACCGGCTAAAGGATACTTCCGGCATACTGGCCAGCTTGGCTACTTCCGCCAGCGTAATGGGTTGGCTGTAGTTAGCGTGCATGTACTCAAATACCTTCTCGATGCGGCGGCTGTTGTAGTTGAACTGCTCACTATTGAAGGTGGAGTCGGAAAGGGTGCGCATGTTGCGCGAGGTGGAGAGGTCGTGCAGGATGGAAAGCAGCTCCAGTACCGAGTCGAAACCGGTTTTTTGTTCCAATGACTGAAGCCGCCCGCGCAAGCGCTCCGTAGCCTCGCGCGAGAACAGAATACCGCGCTGGGCATTTTCGAGCATCTGCCGGATAAAGCTGAGCTGATTTTTGTGCAGAAACCGGTCTTCCAGGAGGTCTTTATGAAACTGAATGGTCACTTCCCGAATTTCCTCGCTGCGGCATTGGTGCGTAAACCAGGCGTGGCCCAGGTTGGGGCCTATCAGCACCAGTTCCAAGTCCTCAATCACTTCGATATGGTCGCCGACGATGCGCTTGGCACCGGCGGCATTCACGATGAAGTTCAACTCGAACTCCTCGTGGTAGTGCAGCGGAAAGTTGAACTCCTTTTTCACGCGCGAAAACAACGTGAAACAGTCGCTTTGCGTGAGGGGAGTTACCTCCCGCATTAGGTTGTGGCGCATAACAGAAAGCTACGGAATCAGGTGCGTAAACAAAGCAAAAAATGTTAAAATAGTATTAAGAAGAAATATAGCGCAAGAAGCCGGTTCAACGGCTTAGAGAGCTACAGAGGCGCGCTTCGCTTGCGCTGGGGTTACAAATCGGTTAAATGAGTACAAGAGAAGGGTAAGATAGCATTACTAACTGCTTCGGGTGCTGGCTACATTTGGAAGACCCACAGAGGCACTAAAAGCCAATTTTATAAGGCAGTCATACAGCTAGATACAGCCAGTCAGGGTAAGGCAGCGCCATTGCCCAACTGCACCTCTAGTATCTGCATGCCTTCATGAAAAGCGTAGGTGCCTTGCCGCTTCCCACCCAATGAAATTACGCCTGCTTGACGTACTCATTATTGTAGCGTATTTGCTCACAACCGTGTTTATCGGGTTGTGGTACCGCAAAAAAGCCCGCGAAAACAAAGACAGCTACCTCATGGGCGGCAAAAGCCTGGCCTGGTACAAGCTCGGGCTGAGCGACGCTTCCGATATGTTCGACATCAGCGGCACCATGTGGATGGTGAGCTTGTGCTTCGTGTATGGCTTGAAAAGCATCTGGATTCCGTGGCTGTGGCCGGTGTTCAA is from Hymenobacter tibetensis and encodes:
- a CDS encoding prolyl oligopeptidase family serine peptidase; this encodes MQKRLFPALALVMLAGCRSSQTYSPVPESSSISASFRIPVQYPATRKADQVDDYFGTPVPDPYRWLENPDSPETKAWVEAQNKTSFGYLEKIPFRDKIRERLTTIWNYERFGVPQEEGGQLYFSKNDGLQNQAVLYTQQDGQEGQPDVLLDPNKLSADGTTALAGTFFSNDHQYMAYATSGGGSDWQKYKVMDLKTRQPLTDELNWVKVSGAAWYKDGFFYSRYDAPKSGENSLAGKNEFHKVYYHKLGTAQAKDQLVYEDPKMALGFRMVGTTEDERFLVLYLTDGKADGNRLSVRDLTDPKQADTFTPLISSYTHNNSVVGNIGGQLLVLTNYKAPRYRVVLIDPKKPQEANWKEVLPQTEQKLEGVDQVGGYLVASYLKDASSNIKVYTEKGEFKHDVALPAIGTAAGFGGKRDAKTVYYAFTSFTYPTTIYKYDLASNTSTVFRAPKVDVKPEDYVTTQVFYASKDGTKIPMFITHKKGLKLNGKNPTYLYAYGGFNVSLTPSFSVARMLWLENGGILAVPNLRGGGEYGEAWHKAGMTPNKQNVFDDFIAAADYLKVQGYTSTEKLAIAGGSNGGLLVGATMTQRPDLCGVAFPAVGVMDMLRYQKFTIGWNWAPEYGTSDTYGQFQNLYKFSPLHNLKPAAYPATMITTADHDDRVVPAHSFKFAAALQVANTGPRPQLIRVDVNAGHGAGKSTKLQIEEWADVWSFAYQNMGINPYKK
- a CDS encoding GNAT family N-acetyltransferase, yielding MNIRRGREADLPQVLALIQELAVYERAPHEVTNTLADMQRDGFGPDSIFKFFVAEQPDASIVGIALYYTAYSTWKGRMLFLEDLVVTEQLRGTGVGKQLFDAVVAEARHTGANRMKWQVLNWNEPAIGFYKKVGANLDPEWLNGNLNAEQLQAYGGMVVPA
- a CDS encoding DUF4286 family protein, with amino-acid sequence MILYNVTTSLDPEIAEQWVSYMRDTHMPEVMATGFFVRSQLCRLLNEEDDGITYAAQYYCVSLEQLEEYQAVAAPALRKDIEAQFGGRYASFRTMLEVVS
- a CDS encoding DUF6526 family protein produces the protein MAAEPTKNKPMLYPWHHFVLLPALLVVTIYAIRRYVAVAGDDSEDSRLWFTLMALAVVSFGVLLLLRQHYALTLQDRIIRLEVRQQYFEATGQSLRPLENKLKLSQILALRFAGNAELPGLVQAAISENLSSKDIQARIQEFHFDHMRV
- a CDS encoding MFS transporter, whose protein sequence is MSVASPHSPAPKTAALLSAVVIVASLGYFVDIYDLVLFSIVRVESLKGLGVTEPAAITEQGQYLLSMQMGGMLLGGILWGILGDKRGRLSVLFGSILMYSLANIANGFVETVDQYAWLRLIAGVGLAGELGAGITLVAESLPKEKRGYGTMIVASVGVSGAMVAYLVGQYFGWRNAYFIGGGLGLALLALRAGVFESGMFEQAKREGVERGNFASLFTNGPRLAKYLRCLFLGVPFWFLVGILITMAPEFGQEFGVQGAVTGGLSIFWTYFGLTLGDFASGTLSQVFKSRNRTLQLFIASCAAMVGFYLYGLHGASTTLFYFVCFMIGFTGGFWALFVTVSAEQFGTNLRSTVATTAPNFARGAIVLINPAFSALKPSLGITGAATVIGVVTLVLAFYSASTLPESYGKELDYVE
- a CDS encoding helix-turn-helix domain-containing protein; the protein is MRHNLMREVTPLTQSDCFTLFSRVKKEFNFPLHYHEEFELNFIVNAAGAKRIVGDHIEVIEDLELVLIGPNLGHAWFTHQCRSEEIREVTIQFHKDLLEDRFLHKNQLSFIRQMLENAQRGILFSREATERLRGRLQSLEQKTGFDSVLELLSILHDLSTSRNMRTLSDSTFNSEQFNYNSRRIEKVFEYMHANYSQPITLAEVAKLASMPEVSFSRFIKKRTGSTFIDSLNEIRLGHATRMLIDTTHNVAEVAYKCGFNNISNFNRIFKKKKGCTPREFRQSFSGTRIFI